One window of Stigmatopora nigra isolate UIUO_SnigA chromosome 14, RoL_Snig_1.1, whole genome shotgun sequence genomic DNA carries:
- the lpar4 gene encoding lysophosphatidic acid receptor 4, protein MASLVLNETGMENCGIDDSFKYNLYSVVYSVVFVLGLITNCAALFVFCFRMKMRNETTMFMTNLALSDLVFVFTLPFKVFYNVNRHWPFGDGLCKVSGTAFITNIYGSMLFLTCISVDRFLAIVYPFRSRSIRTRRNAAMVCAAVWLTIVGGGISVTFFSTINSTNRATACFEGFSKSTWRTYLSRITIFIEIVGFLLPLLANLVCSSLVLRTLRRPVTVGHGCDSKKRVLRMILVHLAIFIICFVPFNSILFLYALVRTQALANCSVERFARTLYPITLCLASLNCCLDPVVYYFTSESFQKSFTLGSKGSGSRPESIPRSDTEGQDPNNTLPRDTHTLTRDGKDTKELESQF, encoded by the exons ATGGCAAGTTTGGTGCTTAATGAGACCGGGATGGAAAACTGCGGCATTGACGACTCCTTCAAGTACAATTTATATTCGGTGGTCTACAGCGTGGTCTTTGTGTTGGGCCTGATCACCAACTGTGCTGCGCTCTTTGTCTTCTGCTTCCGTATGAAGATGCGCAACGAGACGACAATGTTCATGACTAATTTAGCATTGTCTgatttagtatttgtttttacattgccATTTAAAGTCTTCTACAATGTTAACCGCCATTGGCCATTTGGAGATGGACTTTGTAAAGTTTCTGGGACAGCCTTCATCACTAACATCTATGGCAGCATGCTCTTCCTCACTTGCATCAGTGTTGACCGCTTTTTGGCAATAGTTTACCCTTTCCGTTCCCGTTCCATCCGCACGCGTAGAAACGCTGCAATGGTGTGTGCAGCTGTTTGGCTGACCATTGTAGGAGGAGGAATATCAGTCACCTTCTTCTCTACCATCAACAGCACAAATAGAGCCACAGCTTGTTTTGAAGGATTCTCCAAGAGTACCTGGAGGACTTACCTCTCCAGAATCACCATCTTTATTGAG ATTGTGGGATTCCTCCTTCCCCTCTTGGCCAACTTGGTATGTTCCTCATTGGTTCTAAGAACCCTTCGTCGTCCAGTGACGGTTGGCCACGGCTGTGACAGCAAGAAACGAGTGTTGAGAATGATTCTCGTCCATCTCGCCATCTTCATCATCTGCTTTGTCCCTTTTAACTCTATCCTCTTCCTGTATGCCTTGGTGAGGACGCAGGCCTTGGCAAATTGCTCCGTGGAACGTTTTGCACGAACTCTCTACCCCATTACTCTTTGTCTGGCAAGTCTCAACTGCTGCTTAGACCCCGTGGTCTACTACTTTACTTCGGAGAGTTTCCAGAAGAGTTTTACCTTAGGGAGCAAAGGATCCGGTTCCCGCCCTGAAAGTATTCCTCGTAGTGACACCGAGGGCCAGGACCCAAACAATACACTCCCAAGAGACACGCACACTTTGACAAGGGATGGAAAAGACACTAAAGAATTAGAGAGTCAGTTCTAA